The following nucleotide sequence is from Anaerobiospirillum thomasii.
ACGGTTTATGGCATTTACCAGAACCGATCTTGAACCTACATAGTGCTTGTAGATTTCCACCTCATTGTGCTCATTAACTATGATAATGCGCCAGGCACGATTGATCTCTGGCACAAAGAAGTACTGCATGATACCCAGAGTTGAAAAGCGCTCTACAATAGGTGGCACCTGTAAAAAGAACTCAGGGCGCATGGCAAAGTCTGATGTTATATAAACATCAAGATCTTCACCTGAAAAGCCTGCATAGCGTGACACTCTTATGCCGCGCTCACCGCTGTTTTTGGCAAGATAGGTGTTAATACCCACATCAAAGGAATACCCCTCACCGTCATTGTCCTTATCCTGCAACATAAAGACTCGGCGAATCAGACTCTCAACATCAAAGCGTATTAAATCTCTGTGCTCTCCTGCATAACAGCAGACCCTGACAATATCTGTAATCTGTCCTGACTTTTTAAAGGCCGAAATTCTTGAGAGCAGAATTAAAGTGACAATAAGTTTGACCACACCCTCCTCACCAGATGGCAGAGGAATAGAGCGCAGTTCACCCCAGCTGTTGATAAGTATAAGATCTATAGAGCCTACAAGACAGTTTCTGTTACGTCCATAGCACAAAGAAGAGCCCATATTAAGATCAGGTGACGAGACCCTGGTGGCATAAGAGGTCTCATCCTGCTCAAAATTTAAAATAACAAGACAGGCTCTTATCTCCCTTGGTCTTTGCAGCTGCAGATCATTGGCTCTGTGTCTGCGGCTCATAAGATAGTGCTTTATATCATAGGCAAGGCTTTTTATCTTCTTTGGTGATACGTCACCTGCGTTTCCTGCAACATCAACCTGCGTGTTAGAGGTTAAAAGGCCATTGAAACATGACCAGGCAATACACGAGCTTATTTTTTCATGTATATAGGCCACATTGGTCTCAAGCATTGCTACAGAATTGGCCGGAGCTGGAAAGACATGCCAGCCTGGTTTGCACAGTGAGCCGCGCGATGGGCACAAAAAGGTTAAATTAGCCTCTTCAAGGGATTTGGTAAAATCAGAGGCCAGTACATTTATCTTGCCTTCATAGCGGTCGAAGGCCACAAAGAGCTTTCTTGACAGAATGCCGGCATCATCAGAGGTGATGGCGTACTCAATGCCCTGTCTTACGCTGAAACTTAAAAGTTCACGATAGCTTTTAATAAGAGATCTAAAGAGAATATCATAAAGCTTTTGTACAAAATATATCTTCCAGCTATCAGAGCTTTCTACAAGCTCGGTGCGCGCATAGCCCCACTGCCACTTGTCTCTGAATGATTTTAAAAGCTCCTTTTTAATGTGCAGCACACGACCTGAGCTGATACCGTTTAAACCCTCATAGATTTTAAGGTAAAAGCACATGCGCACAAGGAGCAATCGCTGCAGATCGTTTTTACGTATCAGATACTCTGCAACTTTGCGGTACATAAGATAATAAGGGTCAAGATCAAGTCCAAAACCACAACCTTTGTGCAGATTGTCCTTAAAGACGGTGCATAAAAGTCTGGTGCTTGGAAAGTCAGCAGAATAACTCTCCATCAGCAGAATCTTGACGGTGGCCTTGAAAGGCGAGTCAATACCCTTGTATAAAAGCCACAGAGCAGAGCCAAAGTATTCAGCAGGCTGCGTAATGGTTACAGGGCCAAAATCAAACCATTCATCTTTATTAAAGGCGCCTGAATCATAAGCCTTTTGCACAGATGCCGTATAATCTTCTCTTTCCTGATCTGAGGAAATCATATACCAAATAAGATATCTGCCTGCCAAATAAATGGCTGAGCGGTAGAATTCATCTAAAAGCAGCAGGTTCTGTGCCGAGCCGCAGTTGTCATTATCAAGGCAGTCATGAATGCCTCTTGTAAATCTGTCCTCAGGCGTTACAAATAAATTAACATCTACATCAAGAGCCTTAGCCAGGGTTGAGATGAATTTGCACTTTTGATTTAAAAGATATAAAGATTCCTCATCAAGACCTGATTTGACACAGACCCAAACATCAAGATCAGAGCGGGCACCCTGTCCTATAGATGAGGTTGAGCCCATGGCAAAGAGGCCATAGATACTGCACTTTTGTGTATTGTTCTTAAAAAAGTTCTCATCATGAGTCTGCTCAAGTACATATCTTTGCTGTGATGCGCTTGGTTTAAAACAGTCTATACCGCATGGCACAGATCCTGGTACATAGCAGGGAATTTTTGGGTGATTAAAGTGCAAAAGACATGGCAGTATGTCCATTATATGCAACGAGGCGCTGCTTAAAATACGAGAAGCTACAGTAATACGTTCTTTATTGACGCGCATATAATTTTCAAAGCGCTCTTTTAGAACTGTTACTGCCCCATCCTCCGCTTTATTCATAAGAAGGCCCTATCCTGCTTAAACCTACCACCATACAAAATGTAATAATATCATACCTTAGAGAGGTTTATTTCCTGTATTAAAATGTGGACTCTATTTAGTTTTAACATCATAACAGGCTATATTTTCTTAATTAAATTTGTGACATTGCACGCATTTGCTAAGATATTTCATAGTACATAAATTTGATAAGATTTTTTAAATGGTTAAAATGTTAAAATAAATTTTTAAATTTTTATCAAAAAGAATGTTGGGTGTGAGCTGATGGCCAATTCTAA
It contains:
- a CDS encoding class I adenylate cyclase, which encodes MNKAEDGAVTVLKERFENYMRVNKERITVASRILSSASLHIMDILPCLLHFNHPKIPCYVPGSVPCGIDCFKPSASQQRYVLEQTHDENFFKNNTQKCSIYGLFAMGSTSSIGQGARSDLDVWVCVKSGLDEESLYLLNQKCKFISTLAKALDVDVNLFVTPEDRFTRGIHDCLDNDNCGSAQNLLLLDEFYRSAIYLAGRYLIWYMISSDQEREDYTASVQKAYDSGAFNKDEWFDFGPVTITQPAEYFGSALWLLYKGIDSPFKATVKILLMESYSADFPSTRLLCTVFKDNLHKGCGFGLDLDPYYLMYRKVAEYLIRKNDLQRLLLVRMCFYLKIYEGLNGISSGRVLHIKKELLKSFRDKWQWGYARTELVESSDSWKIYFVQKLYDILFRSLIKSYRELLSFSVRQGIEYAITSDDAGILSRKLFVAFDRYEGKINVLASDFTKSLEEANLTFLCPSRGSLCKPGWHVFPAPANSVAMLETNVAYIHEKISSCIAWSCFNGLLTSNTQVDVAGNAGDVSPKKIKSLAYDIKHYLMSRRHRANDLQLQRPREIRACLVILNFEQDETSYATRVSSPDLNMGSSLCYGRNRNCLVGSIDLILINSWGELRSIPLPSGEEGVVKLIVTLILLSRISAFKKSGQITDIVRVCCYAGEHRDLIRFDVESLIRRVFMLQDKDNDGEGYSFDVGINTYLAKNSGERGIRVSRYAGFSGEDLDVYITSDFAMRPEFFLQVPPIVERFSTLGIMQYFFVPEINRAWRIIIVNEHNEVEIYKHYVGSRSVLVNAINRFYIKQTEDHKDTDYMHFNLPQYFVLSQDLKHIHPFTINIDA